The DNA sequence TCATAGACTCCATCCAAACACTCTATTCTGATGAAATCCCTTCTGCTCCTGGTTCCGTTACACAGGTAAGAACCATTACTTTTGAACTGATGCGTATTGCCAAGAACTTACATATTCCCATTTTTATCATTGGGCATATCACCAAAGATGGCTCTATTGCTGGTCCAAGAGTACTTGAGCACATGGTTGACACAGTACTCTACTTCGAAGGTGACAGTAATTCTGAATTACGCATACTTCGTAGTTTTAAAAACCGTTTTGGCTCAACAAATGAAGTTGGTATTTTTGAAATGAATAAAGAGGGATTCAATGATGCCAAAAGTATGGCAGGACGCTTTTTTAATAAAGAGAAACTCCAATCTGGTTCAGCACTAACTGTTATCATGGAAGGAAGTCGTCCCATTATCATCGAAGTTCAAGCCCTTGTGAGTGAATCCCATGGACACCCTAAACGTAGCTCAACAGGTTTTGATAACAACCGTTTAGGAATGCTTCTGGCACTCTTGGAGAAAAAACTTGATCTTCCTTTGGGAACTTATGATGTTTTTATTAATATTGGTGGTGGTATAAAAGTTACCGAACCTTCTGCGGATCTTGCTATCATTGCTGCCATACTCAGCTCTTATCGCGATAGAGAAATAAACACAGAGACTCTCTTTCTTGGGGAAGTCTCTCTTACGGGAGAAATTCGTGAAATTTCTAAATTATCACAACGACTCAAAGAGATAGAGACTCAAGGATTTAAAAAGGCAATCATTCCCAATAAACCTATGGAGAAGACAGCAATCAAATGTTTTATTGCAGACGAAGTATCAAAAGTTGTTGAATGGATGTAATGCTTCAATCATTTGCATATATTAATTTTGATTGGTTAGACTATGGCTATGAAAATTGGAACAGACATTGTGCAGATACAGCGTATCGAAAAACTTATTCAAAATCATGGTGTTACCTTTAAACAACGTTTTCTCTCCAAAGATGAGATTACCCTTGCAAAACAGACAGAGACTATTGCTGGATTTTGGGCAGCAAAAGAAGCAATTGCAAAAGCACTTGGTTGTGGTATTGGCTCCCAACTCTCTTTTCATGATATTGTTATTACAAAAGATCATAAGGGAGCGCCTCACTTCAAACTTACCAAAGAGATACAAAAAAGATACAAAATCAAAGAGACTTCTCTCTCTATTAGTCACGATGGTGGATTTGCAATTGCTGTTGCTGTTATAGTGCAATAGTATTGTTACATTTTCCTATACAGAAACATATATCAACTAAACTTTCTTAGATGCATCATTTTAAAACGATCTCCCATCATTGTTGGAGCAATAAGTGTCTTAATTTTGTCTACTTCCCTAAGATAATTTGCCTTGGAGGTTTGCTTGGAAAACTGTTCAAGAATATCAATGAGACCAAATCGGATTAATGCTCTTGCTTGTGTTTCATACACTTCTTCAGAAAACCCTACTACTTCAAATGCTTCAAGTACTTGTGAAAAATTGACATCATACGTAATATCATCCTTTTGAAATGACTCTGAGAGACTCAGCCCTTCATCAAAAAGTGCAAAGGTCTCATGTTTTCGATATACCCTTATTGAAAAGTCATTTCGTACATATTTTTCTCCATAATCAAAGGTTACAAAGTCACAC is a window from the Sulfurovum sp. genome containing:
- the radA gene encoding DNA repair protein RadA; amino-acid sequence: MAKKKTIFECQACGFQSPRWIGRCTSCGEWESMIELTSSQIKFLKETSTCINNTLAKATPITEVNEDDITRFPSGSDELDLVLGGGIIPGSLTLVGGSPGIGKSTLLLKVVGNLAQQHKQVLYVSGEESAGQIKLRANRLGANHERLYLLSEINLQSIIAEINSRTYDFIVIDSIQTLYSDEIPSAPGSVTQVRTITFELMRIAKNLHIPIFIIGHITKDGSIAGPRVLEHMVDTVLYFEGDSNSELRILRSFKNRFGSTNEVGIFEMNKEGFNDAKSMAGRFFNKEKLQSGSALTVIMEGSRPIIIEVQALVSESHGHPKRSSTGFDNNRLGMLLALLEKKLDLPLGTYDVFINIGGGIKVTEPSADLAIIAAILSSYRDREINTETLFLGEVSLTGEIREISKLSQRLKEIETQGFKKAIIPNKPMEKTAIKCFIADEVSKVVEWM
- the acpS gene encoding holo-ACP synthase, producing MKIGTDIVQIQRIEKLIQNHGVTFKQRFLSKDEITLAKQTETIAGFWAAKEAIAKALGCGIGSQLSFHDIVITKDHKGAPHFKLTKEIQKRYKIKETSLSISHDGGFAIAVAVIVQ